DNA sequence from the Colletotrichum destructivum chromosome 9, complete sequence genome:
GCGCTGGGGATGGTGGGATCTTGCAATCTGGTAATCGAGAACCCTTCAGGGTGCCCTACCAGGGTTTGAAGGACACACTGTTCTCAAAAAGCGGTAGGATCGATGTACAGCAGATAAGATGTCTTGAGTCCGTTGAGTGTGTACGTACTCTGTGCATTCAACTCCACCATAAGAAAGTTTACCACCATCCGATGAACAGAACACCCGTTGGGATTGGTAGAGGCGGTATTGAGAAAATCCTGGAAGCCACTCAACTCAGAAGCGGCGCGGTCTCGCCGCCAGTCAGAGATCTCCTGCTCTCCCACCACTTCTGCGTCCTATCCGAGAGCCGGTACGCCCAGTAACACAGCATGCCTGCAACAAAGCCAATAGCATCATTGCGGAACGCGAGAATGCCCGCCGTAGTCATCAGCATGACCGTCCATCTCTCGGCCCTCTCGTTGTCCGAGAGCGTGCGTTGCTGCCTTGTGAAGCCGCCACCTCCGCTACCAATAGAGCTCTCCCAGAGATCCGAGGCGCCATGGTTCAGACTGTGCCCAaccttggccagctcgagTCCCGCGGCGATGACCATGACGCCCAACAGACTCTTGGGGTAGTGCTTAAGCAGATCGATAAGAGAGTTCCCGAAGATGACACCCAGGACGATCTTGAACAAGCCCAAGACGATGACGCTTGCGCCGCTGCGTGCTCCGAAGCGGTACTGCGCCGcgagcccgccggcgccgtggcaCACGGGCATGGCGCCCCACCAGGTGCCGATCAGGTTCATGACTCCGACGCTGATGCCCATGGCGGTTACTGACGGGGTGGGCATATCAGGGAGCAGgtcggccgcgagggcgctaacggcgatgacggagtTGAGGGTGGTGAGCGGCAGCTGGCCGATGGCCATGGACAGGGGCTTGTACTTGAACCAGTCAAGGTCCCATTGGAACCAGTGAGGCTGCCAGATGTCGGGAATACGGAGAATGTGGACGTCGTCGCGTTTTGTGAGGgtggcgatgaaggcgaagacgagAGACAGAACAAAAACGCACAGCGCGTAGGGGAAGCGCGGTAGCCTCTGGGTGAAGATGAGCACGAGGAAAGCGGCGAGGGCCCAGAGCctgttgtcgacgacggggtACGTCCAGTGCAGGTCCCGAAGCAGGCTGGAGCCGGCAGCCATGACAAGGGAGAGGCCGGCACCAAGCTGGATGCCTTTGACGACGGGTACGGGGACGTTCTTGGTGACCCAGCGGATCAAGCCTGTGAGGCTCATTACGAGGACGACCAGACTGACCCACTGGCCGGCGGCCATGACGGTTTGGATGTTGCCATATTCGGACCGTGAgatggcagcggcggcgatggcctgtGGTTGGTCGAATCAGTATTGTCCGGTGATATTTGGTGTTTGATACGAATATTTTACCTTCATCGGCTGCACGGGTAGCGggatgccgaagacggcgccggtcACGACGTTGAAGATTCCGGAAAACACTAGAGTGCTGTCAAGGTAGATGGAACGTTGGACAGCCAATGCGATCATTAAGGGCAGGAGAGTtcccaggtcgccgagagCCCCAGAGATCTCGGCGAGGGGGGAGCGGCGCAGCGTCGCAACATTGTGTTGTTGGACGCGTTTCAGTTGACTTAGAACAGTCGCCATGGTGCGGGGGATAGTCGACGGGCACTCTTGGGgtggttttcttcttcttttctgattatgaggggaaaagagaaggaggaaaagacaATTGCCCAGAGGTTTTAGAGGGCCGAGATCAACTTTGATCGAGAGTGGAAGCAGTGCAAAAACCAAACGTGTTTTTTTTGAGGCGTTTGGTGGTAGATGACGACGCCCTCCCGACTGAAGCGCACCGCAGCGAGGCAGTCGTGTCCGAGATTCTACTGGGCATCGGGGGGAAACAACTCCTCGGCCGGgacgagcacggcggtgaTTGGTCACCCGACCGCCGATGGTAGGCGTCCCCCGCCGCTCGAGGGTCCGTTGCTGCGATAAGCAGATAAGCCGTTATCGCCCTAGAGAAACATGGCGTCATAGGATGGAAAGGGCGGGTCTCAACCCATATACATGCCGGTGGATGATCTGATCATTCGTTCAGCATCTCCGGCAGGTGGTGGTATTACATTAGGCAAGATTTGTTTGCGGTCCAGGTGATCTAGAGCAAGTGGCTGGAAAAGCTGTCTTTTAAAGAGCCGGCTCTTTTGACGTGAAACAAGCGCCGGATTGGAAGTCACCGTGGATGGAACTAGgcgaaaagaaagagagaaaatTCAAATTGGGGCGACGCCGCGACGGAACGGGCGGACGACGGGATTCGGACTGTGCGGATACACCATGGACCATGCTCTTACCCACGCCGTGTGTGGATCTCCGAGGTTGATTGTTTACAGACAACAAAGACTCCGTACCTTTGACTCGCCCGGTTGGAGACGGGCCATGAGATTGTTCTTAGCAAATCAGTGTGTTGACGGTGGACTTGAGGGAAGCATCCGCGTGGACGCTGACAGGAAACGGCGCGAGCTCTTTTGGAAAAAAGCAGCGTGGACCCCGGCGCGGGATGACTGATCAGACCAGAGTTTGGCCGGACGGCGGGCAGCAGTCATGAAGAGGTTTGTGGTGTGATGCGACGTGACGGACCAACGATGATGGGGGGGAGCCAGTGCCAAGCTACCTCACTAGGGTGGTGTAGTGATAGAAGAGGGCGGGGGCCGGTGAAGGCCGCCTTGACATGCGATCGTCCGTCTGTTAGTGATTTATTTCATTTATTCAGCGTTTGATTTTCAAGCAGAATTACCTGAAATGACAGGCCCCGCGTTGCCCAGCGTTGCGGTCTTTACCTTTGCCTAGCCGCGGCCCAGTCAGGTGACTGATTCAGGCAAGATCCCTTGGCCAAATTCGCGCTTTTCACTTTCCAAGAGAGGTCGCCAAGTGCTTTGCCAACAATTGCGCAGCAGCTTGGCCGGGCGCAGCCTGCGCAGAGCTttcgccagccagccaggaTCGAGGTGTTGAGGGATAATCTGCGATGAGCTCGCAGAGCTTCTATGTTGTGCCTTGCCCTCATGGGGAGGTGAAACCACTGCTGTGGCTGGTCTTGCAAGGCTTGTTGCTGGTGTACAAGGGCGATGCAGCTCGCCAAGCAGGGTATACAAAGTATTTGAAAAGAGGCGATAGGTTGGGGGGGCAGCTGGGAAGCACCAAGAGGCGAACCACGAAAACGAGACGAGATCAAGGATTGTCATGGGCCATGGGAGTCTGTCATTAACACAGGGTCGGGCGGGcacaagcagcagcaagggcATCCTTTAATCGGCCAGGTATGGGTGCTCGGGAGCTCGATGATGCTCCAGAGGAAAAACAAAGAAACGTCCCTTCCCCCAATGAATAGCTCCGTTGCCCGGTGGTGGGTGCCGATGGAATTGCATTACTACGCAAAACACCCCATcgcgctcgccgtcgacTAACTCACAGGGTATTGATGACAGACCCGTCTGCAAGTCTCCTTTTTTTCACTCGACATTTTGCTTCTTCCTGTTCCTGTCAGTAGTATCTGTACAAGGAAGTGACAATGCTTCCTACGGCAACTGCAGAGCGAACCTGAACGAACCAGTAGCCCTGCGAACCCACCTAAAAAGTGTACTGGGGCCCGGTGCTTATCCCGGCTCGGCCCCGCAAACGATCCATGTCCCGCAGCACCAATCCTGTCGTCTTCCTGCCATCCAAGCTTACGTGACCGCTCGCTGCTTTTACTGTACTTGGGCTGCATCAGGGCCGGCTTAGGTTCGGCAGATAATATCGACTCACCTCTACCCCACCATTGCCTCCGAAGGCCGGGCAGAGAGCTGCAACTTGAGGAACGTGGGgcatttttttctttcttcgtTTTGTCACTGCTTCGAGTCACACAACCTCTCTGACTCCGGCCGATCTGTATTCCATCAGTCAGATATTTCAAGCTTCAACAGAACAGAATCGCCATGCCCTCTAGAGCAGACATCACCTACTTTGGTGCAGGCCCGGCCTTGCTGCCTACTGACGTCCTTGAGGACGCTGCCAAGGCCCTGGTCAACTTTGAAGATACTGGTCTAGGCATCGCCGAGCACTCGCACCGCTCGGCCATTGCTACCACCATCATCAATGAGGCTAAGGCCGATCTGGCCTCCTACCTTGACATTCCCGACGACTACGAGGTCCTCTTCATGCAGGGCGGTGGCTCGGGAGAGTTCTCTGCTACGGCGTATAACCTTGTCGGCAACTGGGTTGCTCGCAAGCGTAACGAGATTGGGTCGGATGATGACAGCGCAGTCCCGGAGCTCAAGGCGGCCGTGAAGAATCTCAAGATCGACTATATCGTCACTGGTGGCTGGTCGCAAAAGGCAGCGGCGGAAGCTGAGCGACTCTTTGGCTCCGAGCACGTCAACATCGTGGCGGACAGCCGCAAGACAAATGGCGGCAAGTTTGGAACCATCCCGGATGAGAGTACCTGGAACCTGTCTCAGGACGCTGCCATGGTCTACTACTGCGACAATGAGaccgtcgatggcgtcgagtTCCCCGGGTTCCCCAAATCCCTCGAGCCGGGGCCCAATGGACCAATTGTTGTTGCCGACATGAGCTCCAACATCCTTTCAAGGAAGATTCCGGTTCGCAACTTCTCGGCTATCTTCTTCGGTGCCCAGAAGAACCTTGGATCGACCGGTGTGACTgtcgtcatcatcaagaaGAGCCTCCTGCCGCAGCCTTCCGCGGCCTTGATGAGACAACTGGGTCTGCCGATTCCGCCTCGTATCCTCGAGTATGCGGCTATTGCCAAGAGCAACAGTCTCTACAACACACTCAGCATCTTTGAGTAAGTACGCACTTACACAAGGCAATCTTGCCAGTTGAAATTAATCAAGTTTTCTACAGCGTGTACATCGCGGGCCGGGTTCTGAAGAGGCTGCTGCAACAACACCCTGACAAGGTCCAAGGTCAGCAGGCCATATCTGAACAGAAGGCTCAACTCATCTacaaggccctcgaggcccaCCCTGAAACCTACAGGATCGTGCCGGACAAGACGGTGCGGTCTCGTATGAACATCTGCTTCAGGATCAAggatggcgatgccgccgaggaagcctTCTTGAAGGCGGCTGCCGCCCAGGGGCTGACCGGGTTGAAGGGCCATCGTGACGTGGGAGGAATCCGGGCGAGCAACTACAACTCGGTTCCTCTCGAGGGTGCGGAGAAGCTTGCCAAGTTTATCGAGACTTTCGCGTCGCGGTAGGGGGGTGTCGATAAGAGAGAGGCCATCTTCGCTAACGAGTCGGGATACGGTAACCAAAAACGATGTTATGGCACGAGTAGAGGTTATCATGGCGGCTGCTCAGTAGTAGCTAAAAGAGAATCGTTGGCGCTTTATCCGTCAAGTTTACGCAGGGTTCAACGCTGATAGGTAGATATACGTTACCGTCAGTGATCGGTTTAGCTCTCGGTCACAATCGTTGATCAGTGTCTGTTTCTCGCCTTGTTTCTGCCCCAAGGGTTTCGGCTCGTAAAGAGCTGTACTCCGTTCCGTCTGGTCGGTCAGATGCTCTGTAGCTGTAGTTGGTGTGACATGCCATGTACACTATTCTCTCGGCCGGGCTGGCCCGGGCTAAGGCGGCGACTGCTCACTCAGGTTGGAAAGAAGAAATGGGAATCCCTGGAGACACTATTCAGATTGGAGCCCTGTCATCCAATGGCCGCGTCCAGTCCCCGTGCGTAATGGACCCATGGTTCAAGCTCgcaccaccaacacccaTGCACACACCATAGAACAGGATATAGGGAAGACGAGAGAGATAGGTCAGATAGTGTGTCGACCCGCGAATCGGGCTCAACCTTCACGCAAGAGAGAAATGGGGGAAAAGTGGGAAGTGAAATtggaaagaagaacaaggaaCGGCCTCCCGTGCCTAGTAACGCCTGTAGATCAAGACTCCGCTGCTAGACGGTGGTGTGAGTGGTGACTCTCCGGTCTGTGGTGACCTCTGAAAACCAGTCAGCCTGGCCCTGCCGTTTTCCCGGCATCCATGGAGACAAGCTTTTTGTTCCCCTGCTCTCTTGGCGCCGCTCTTATGACATAACGCGACCTCCGATCCCACCTCACCAGTACGGATCGCGACTTGCCAATGGCCTAAACTCTGGCCCGCCACCGGTGAGACGAGAGCCTGGCGCCGAGGTACCAGCCTCCGTATCTGTACCTGCCCCAGCCAGTTGTCCTGGGCAGTTGCGGTGGAAGAGGGTGGGTGTGCTGTAGGTAAGTATCTGTAAGTATGCAGAAATGTGAGAGTGCCCGTGGAAGGTCCGACATTTTGACCAGCTATTTACATTGCTTCCGCCCGCCCAGATCAGTCTACCTGttcatcctcctctcctctcatttcctcttctcccgcAATCCCTCCCTCGACTCTTTCGacaatcaatcaatcattTCAACTTCCTCACACCTGCCTCATTCCCACTCTGTTCCTCCACAACGGTCAATTCACTCCTCGCCCAAACCCAGGCCTTTACAGCGACCGTACCACCAGGGCCCTTTCCCCGCCGCGCGCTCACCCTGTCTGTCCCTGCCACTTGGACACTGAACCTTCGGCCCCGACTGATCAAAGGTAATTGACTTTCCCCTCTCGATGTCCCAATTCCTCTGCGGCAGTGTTCTTGGTCCCCCAATTCATGTCCGTCGCATGTTCTTGAGCTTCACGTTCAGCAACCCGTCTAAGCTGCACGATGGAATGGTGAGGGAAAGCAGCCGGCGTTTTCCCCCCCTGCGACAAAGCGCGAAGGCCGGATACCCCGGCGATGACGATAGGCATACTGAGCTCCCAGGGCCGGCTTCCTAAAGGTCCCAAGGGCGAAGAGCTGGCGTCTCCATAAAATGCCTCAAATGGACAAGCTTACACGCCCTTATCCACCTCGTTTGCTCAACCCCGGCGACTCTGGCCGCTTTTGGGGCGGCACGCTACGGAAACGCTCCGGCTCATCGCAAACAGTCGTTGCCACGGCCTCGTTCATACATAACTAACTTGCCCGTCATTTGTTTTTTTATTCAATCGCTTTTCCCTCTTGCATCGTTACTCATCCGCTGACAaatttctctctttttctgCAGCCGACTCTCTTCCACTCACCTTACCGTTCAAAATGCCCGCCATCAACTCCATTGTCGCCCGCGACGCTGTTCACCAGCTCGCCAAGCGCCAGAACTGGGCTGCCCAGGAGGCCGGTGTagtcgtcgtcttctgcatcgtcttcatcgtcgctgTGGGCGTTACCGGTCTGTTGGTCTCCCGCTGCCTCTCGCGCCGCAAGGCCAAGCGTcaagccgccgcctcccaggCATAAACGCGACGCCTACTTCTCCTGATAATGAAGAAAGATATGGGCGAAAGTAATGAATGGCTTCAAACTGGGCGCGCTTTGAAATCGGGAAAAACGACCTTCCGCCCACTCACACACAAacaaccacacacacacactcgaGATGGGACACGGGCTGGCACATGTGGAGGAGCCGGTTCTGATTTGTTGACATGACTTCCTGTTTACACTGTCACGGATCACCTACCATTCGACCTCGGTTTTCGATTCTCGACCTAGGGCAACGTCTGCCGGATTGGAGTCTCACACGAGACATGGTTACGAAGGAGACGTCCGGGGTGTACATACATACCGGCATTACGACCAGCCGGATAATGCGTGGGAGCGGCTACCTGTCAATCGCGACGCTGCAAACACATTCTACATCAAGTACTTAATGATACCTATTTCAAGTTGcgcaaaaaaaaacaacaacaacccgTTGCT
Encoded proteins:
- a CDS encoding Putative molybdate transporter 1/2 — translated: MATVLSQLKRVQQHNVATLRRSPLAEISGALGDLGTLLPLMIALAVQRSIYLDSTLVFSGIFNVVTGAVFGIPLPVQPMKAIAAAAISRSEYGNIQTVMAAGQWVSLVVLVMSLTGLIRWVTKNVPVPVVKGIQLGAGLSLVMAAGSSLLRDLHWTYPVVDNRLWALAAFLVLIFTQRLPRFPYALCVFVLSLVFAFIATLTKRDDVHILRIPDIWQPHWFQWDLDWFKYKPLSMAIGQLPLTTLNSVIAVSALAADLLPDMPTPSVTAMGISVGVMNLIGTWWGAMPVCHGAGGLAAQYRFGARSGASVIVLGLFKIVLGVIFGNSLIDLLKHYPKSLLGVMVIAAGLELAKVGHSLNHGASDLWESSIGSGGGGFTRQQRTLSDNERAERWTVMLMTTAGILAFRNDAIGFVAGMLCYWAYRLSDRTQKWWESRRSLTGGETAPLLS
- a CDS encoding Putative aminotransferase class V domain, pyridoxal phosphate-dependent transferase, major: MPSRADITYFGAGPALLPTDVLEDAAKALVNFEDTGLGIAEHSHRSAIATTIINEAKADLASYLDIPDDYEVLFMQGGGSGEFSATAYNLVGNWVARKRNEIGSDDDSAVPELKAAVKNLKIDYIVTGGWSQKAAAEAERLFGSEHVNIVADSRKTNGGKFGTIPDESTWNLSQDAAMVYYCDNETVDGVEFPGFPKSLEPGPNGPIVVADMSSNILSRKIPVRNFSAIFFGAQKNLGSTGVTVVIIKKSLLPQPSAALMRQLGLPIPPRILEYAAIAKSNSLYNTLSIFDVYIAGRVLKRLLQQHPDKVQGQQAISEQKAQLIYKALEAHPETYRIVPDKTVRSRMNICFRIKDGDAAEEAFLKAAAAQGLTGLKGHRDVGGIRASNYNSVPLEGAEKLAKFIETFASR